In Streptomyces sp. NBC_01381, the sequence GATGCTCTTCAACATGTCCGAGGAGGAGTGGGACCCGGTGGTCGCCACCCATCTGAAGGGCACCTTCACCGTCTTCAGGGCCGCGTCGGCGGTCATGCGGAAGCAGGGCACGGGCACGCTGATCGGGTTCACCAGCGGCAACCATCAGGGGTCCGTCGCGCAGGCCAACTACAGCGCGGCCAAGGGCGGGATCATCTCGCTGGTGCGCAGTGCGGCGCTGGGTCTGAACAAGTACGGGGTGACCGCCAACGCCGTTGCCCCTGTTGCCCGTACGCGGATGTCGGCGAACGTACCGATGGAGCTGAAGGAGATCGGGGAGCCGGAGGACGTGGCCGCGCTCGTCACCTATCTGCTGAGCGACCGGGCGCGGGAGGAGAAGATCACCGGGCAGGTCTATACGGTCGCGGGGCCGAAGATCGCGGTGTGGGCGCAGCCGCGCGAGCTGCGGGCCGGGTATGTGGAGGGCGGCTGGACGCCGGAGAAGATCGCCGACTTCCTGCCGGGGACGGTGGGCGTCGACCCGATGCCGATGCTGGCGCAGCTTGAGGCCATGGCGAAGGCGGCGGCGGCCAAGGACCGGCCCAACGCGGGGCCGGGCGCGGCGCCCGGTGCGCGGCCGGGCGCGTAGGCGGGCCGGGGGCGTGGACTTCGGGTTCGGCGTCGAGGACGAGGAGTTCCGGGCCGAGGCGCGGGCATGGCTCGCCGGGCGTCTCGTCGGCGACTTCGCCGGTGCGGTCGGGCGGGGCGGGCCGGGGAGTGAGCACGAGGGTGGGGCTGAACGGCGTGCCTGGGAACGGGAGTTGGGGCGCGGCGGTTGGATCGGGCTCGGGTGGGATTCGGACTCGGGCTCGGTCGCGTACGGGAATCGGCGGGCGACGCTGACCCAGCAGGTCGTCTGGGCCGAGGAGTACGCGCGCGTGCGGGCGCCCGGACGGTACGGGCACATCGGCGAGAACCTGCTCGCGCCGACGCTCCTCGCGCACGGCACGCAGGAGCAGCGGGACGAGTTCCTGCCGGGCATCGCGCGCGGGGAAGCCCTGTGGTGCCAGGGGTACAGCGAGCCCGGTGCGGGGTCCGATCTGGCGGGGGTGCGGACCAGCGCGGTGCTGGATGCCGGGTCGGGGTCGTATCGGGTGACCGGGCAGAAGATCTGGACCTCGCTCGCGCATGAGGCCGACTGGTGTTTTGTGCTGGCTCGGACCGAGGCCGGGTCTCGAGGGCACGCGGGGCTCTCGTTCCTGCTGGTGCCGATGGACCAGCCGGGGCGGATCGAGGTGCGGCCCATCCGGCAGTTGACCGGGACCAGCGAGTTCAACGAGGTGTTCTTCGACGGGGCGGTCGCCAGTGCCTCGCATGTTGTGGGCGGCGCCGGCAACGGGTGGCGCGTGGCCATGGGGCTGCTCGGGTTCGAGCGGGGCGTGTCGACACTGGTCCAACAGATCGGATTTGCGGAGGAGTTGGCAGGGGTCGTGCGGTGCGCTCTTGATTCGGGGGCCGCTGTGTCCGATCCCGTGCTGCGGGACCGGCTGGTGCGGCAGTGGGCCGAGCTGCGGGTCATGCGGTGGAACGCGCTGCGTACGTTGGGGAGTTCGAGCGGTGGAGTGGGGGCGCCGAGCGTGGCCAAGTTGCTGTGGGGCCGGTGGCATCAGCGGCTCGGGGAGCTGGCGATGGGGGTGCGGGGGGCTGCCGCGGCAGCGGGTCCTGCGGACTGGAGCGAGGAGTCCCCGTACGAACTCGACGCTCTGCAGCGGCTCTTCCTCTTCACGCGGGCCGACACGATCTACGGCGGCTCGGACGAGATTCAGCGGAACATCATCGCCGAGCGGGTGCTCGGTCTGCCGAGGGAGGCTCGATGAGGGGTGTCGTTTTCGACGGGCGCAAGGTCGACGTCGTCGATGACCTGGAGATACGTGATCCGGGGCCGGGGGAGGTGCTGGTCGCCGTCGCGGCGGCGGGGCTCTGCCACAGCGATCTGTCGGTGATCGACGGGACGATTCCGTTCCCGGTGCCTGTGGTGCTCGGGCACGAGGGCGCGGGAGTGGTGGAGGCCGTGGGCGCGGGGGTGACGCATGTCGCCGCCGGAGATCACGTCGCGCTCTCGACCATCGCGAGCTGTGGCGCCTGCGCCGAGTGCAACCGGGGGCGGCCGACCATGTGCCGCAAGGCGATCGGGATGCCTGACCGGCCGTTCTCGCGGGGCGGTGAGCCGCTGTACCAGTTCGCGGCGAACTCCGCGTTCGCGGAACGGACGCTCGTCAAGGCCGTGCAGGCGGTGAAGATCCCGGAGAGCATTCCGCTGACGTCCGCCGCGTTGATCGGGT encodes:
- a CDS encoding SDR family oxidoreductase, whose amino-acid sequence is MGNFLAGKVVAVTGAGRGIGRAVALAAAAEGARVVVNDYGVSMEGGEPTSEIADAVVKEIQAAGGEAVAVADDISTMAGGQRIVDVALARYGRIDGVVCVAGILRERMLFNMSEEEWDPVVATHLKGTFTVFRAASAVMRKQGTGTLIGFTSGNHQGSVAQANYSAAKGGIISLVRSAALGLNKYGVTANAVAPVARTRMSANVPMELKEIGEPEDVAALVTYLLSDRAREEKITGQVYTVAGPKIAVWAQPRELRAGYVEGGWTPEKIADFLPGTVGVDPMPMLAQLEAMAKAAAAKDRPNAGPGAAPGARPGA
- a CDS encoding acyl-CoA dehydrogenase family protein, with the protein product MDFGFGVEDEEFRAEARAWLAGRLVGDFAGAVGRGGPGSEHEGGAERRAWERELGRGGWIGLGWDSDSGSVAYGNRRATLTQQVVWAEEYARVRAPGRYGHIGENLLAPTLLAHGTQEQRDEFLPGIARGEALWCQGYSEPGAGSDLAGVRTSAVLDAGSGSYRVTGQKIWTSLAHEADWCFVLARTEAGSRGHAGLSFLLVPMDQPGRIEVRPIRQLTGTSEFNEVFFDGAVASASHVVGGAGNGWRVAMGLLGFERGVSTLVQQIGFAEELAGVVRCALDSGAAVSDPVLRDRLVRQWAELRVMRWNALRTLGSSSGGVGAPSVAKLLWGRWHQRLGELAMGVRGAAAAAGPADWSEESPYELDALQRLFLFTRADTIYGGSDEIQRNIIAERVLGLPREAR